Part of the Allofrancisella guangzhouensis genome is shown below.
CCGCTGAAGCTCTATAGTTATCACTACCGTTTTTCATTATCAGTCTATAAATACCAACCACTTTTGGCTTTAGCTTCATAATTTGCTGATATATATGCGTTTTTTTAACTTCATTAGAATCTACTATCGCATTTATAAGACTATTAGGAATACCTTTAAAGTTTGCTTTAAGCTGTTTAGTATCTTTTGGGAAACAATACCCTCCATAGCCAAAACTAGGATTATTATAATGTGAACCTATACGAGGGTCAAAGCTCATACCACTTATGATCTCACCTGTGTTTAGTCCATTATACTCTGCATAAGTATCTAATTCATTAAAATACGATACTCTCATAGCTAAGTAAGCATTAGAGAATAGTTTAATAGCCTCAGCCTCCGTAGATCCTGTATACAATATAGGTATGTCTTTTTTTATTGCTCCTCTAGCCAATAAACCCGCAAAGGTTACAGCCTCATCAGAATTAGAACCCATTATTATCCTACTTGGATATAAATTATCGTGCAAAGCTTTACCCTCCCTAAGAAATTCTGGGGAAAATATTACCTTATCAAAATTAAATTTACTTTTTACTGACAATGTATAGCCCACAGGAACTGTTGATTTAATTATAATAGTTGCTTTTTTATTTATCCTAATAATATCTTGTATGACACTTTCTATGGAAGATGTATCAAAACAATCATTTTCAACATTATAATCCGTCGGGGTTGCCACTACTACATAATTAGCATTAGCATATGCTACTTTCTTATCTGAGGTCACTTTAAGACTCAGCTCAGCCTCTCTCAAATATCTAGCAATATCTTTATCTTCAATTGGTGACAATCCTTCAGATATTTTTTTTAAACGGATCTCGTCTATATCGTATGCCACAACATCATTATGCTGAGAAAGTAGCACAGCATTAGATAGACCAACAAAACCCAATCCTACTATTGTTATATTCATTGCTCCGACTTACCTACATTACCTAGATTTTTTCGTTCATAAACCAAATTCCCAAAAACCTTGTTAATAAAACCTATTCTTTTAGCTATTAACTTTATAAGCGGATTAAATAAACCAACCAGATAAGTTTTTTTACCTAACATTCCTTGCCTATAATTTTTTATAAACTCAGAAGTACAAAAGTACTTATCATCTTGTGGCATAAATATCCCATTTTCATTATTTTCAACAATTTCCTTTAATTGTTGAGACAATTTATCAACATGCAACACACTTCGCTGATTCCTTATATTAGGGAATATAAAAGCATATTTTGCCAGTTTTTTTAAAAGCATATAATTACCAGGACAATTATCACCATAAATCGTAGGTGGTCTAATAACTGCTATTTTAAAATTTTCTGACTCAAGTTCATAAAGTCCTAATTCCGCTTTGTATTTACTTATACCATAATAACTTTTAGGTTTTGGCATAGTATTGAGATTAATAACAACATCCGTAGCTAAGCTTCCTTCCTCACCATAAACAGCCATGGTACTAAGAAAGATGAAGTGACTAACCCCACTTTTCTTAGCTTTTGTTGCTAGCTCAATAGTTAAATCCCTATTTACTCTCAAATATTCCTTAATATCAGCTTTTTTCTGGGAATTATGCACAATTGCAGCAACATGTAATATCGCATTATATTTAGAGAAATTTAAACCTTTCCAGCCATGATCTCTTAAGCTAATTTTATCAATAGCAAAATCATCCTTACAAAACTCAGAAAACGAGTTCCCTACATAACTATTTAATCCTGTGATTAGCATTTTATTTTTCATTTTGAATATTTCTTATTATGTTTTTTTTCAATTGATAACGCTAAATTCGTAAACATCTTTTATAGCAGAGGCTAATTTTCTATCTGCTGTAACTATACATCAGCATAAATTGGATTTATCGGCCATAATAGCATATGGTAACTTTAAAGCTTTTTCTGCCTAAAGTTTACGATTTTTTGTATTAATTCATGGTCCCATGCAAGAGTTGCATTAGCATCTAAAAAATATTTATTTCCACTCATCTTTTAATTTTCCTTGTTCATCCACGACACCACATTTCCAAGATAATTTACCAGCAACATCAATTTTAAACTTGAGCCGACATGAATATAAAAAGCAACTAACTTTCTTTTAAAGAAAAACTCCACATCCATACTAAGAAACTATAAACTACCCACCATTCGGCAACTTTGAATTTGAAGCTAATAATTCCCATTAAAAATAGCGGTTTAACTATCAAAATTTTTATTAGACCAAATCCGATGACTAAAAAAACGGTAGCTAGCCTTAAATTTAATATTTTCTTATAAATAATAGATTTCGCATATTTTCTTTCTATAAGTGTATAGCAGCTTTGACAAATAAATATTAGCACAAAGAATACACCTGAAAATAAAGCATGTGTTTTCATTAGCATGGCTCTTCCATTATCAGAGTAATCAATTAAGGCCGTAGAGAAAATAAGTGATACTGAAGCGATGCATCCTAGATACATTATAAATTGTGCTTTTTTTGTTTCTTTGCCATCACTTAGTTCAATAAGCCTGTCTTTAAGAAAAATCACCATTAAAATAATCACAGGAGCTGCTGGTATTAAGCACGCATTAAGTAGATACATCGTGTATTGATAGTGTCTACCAGATCCTGTGATATCTTCACATCCTGAAATAAAAGGGTTACAGAGGTTACTAGAGCCATAGTTGGCAGCTAATATATATCCAACAATAAACGAAATGCCTAATATAATCGCAGTAAATCCTATTATTTTTTTAGGTTTTATTGTTACATAGTCAATAGTCATAACAAATAGAATAAATTAAAATTGGATCATTCTAACATAGAATATAGGTTTCATAAACAAAAAAAGAATGAAGCAATATAATTACATTTCAATATTTTTGCGAACAAAGACCCACATTCTAAACCGAAGTGCGACAAGTATTTAATACTACATTCCTTTCAACTATTTTACAACCTTGAGACCATAATCTAAGTTTCATAAAACATTCTTATTTAACATTTAAAATTATCAATTATTACAAATCCTCTTTCTTACCAAGAGAACCTGTACCACCCTCAACTACACCTTTTTTCTTAAAAACCGAAAAAGCTGTCAGAAAAATACACTTCAAGTCAAACCATGTACTTTTATTTGCAACATACTCACCATCAAGTTTAGCTTTATCAAGTATTGGCAATTCATCCCTACCATTAATCTGTGCCCAACCAGTCAGTCCTACAGGCACAGCATTTGCCCCATACTTATCTCTCTCAGCAATCAAATCATCTTGATTCCACAATGCAGGACGCGGTCCTACAATACTCATCTCTCCTTTTAATATATTTATAATTTGTGGTAATTCATCTAAAGATGTTTTACGTAAAAAACCACCTACTTTGGTAATACACTTACTTGGATCTTGAAGCATATGCGTGGGCATATCTTTTGGAGTATCAACATACATAGTTCTAAATTTGTATATTTGAAAAAGCTTTTTATTCTGACCTATTCTTTTTTGTTTGAAAAAAATTGGCCCTTTTGAATCTAATTTTATAAATAAAATAATCAATAAAAAAATAGGGCTTAAAATTATTAGTCCAACCAAAGATAGAGAAAAATCCAAAAACGTTTTAATGGTTTTATACATAATTAATGAACCTCACACAAAATCTCGTAGCACCCAAGTATACCAGATTTTAAATTTTCTGGTATTCTATTCAAATCAAAAAGTAAAATCCTTTTTACTTTTTTCTGCTTGAGTCTCGTTTAGATTTGCTTGAATTGATTACAGATGTGTTTTAATAAGAGGTAAAGCTATTGGGACTATGATAGAAGTAATACCAATACCAACAACCCAATATAAAAACGCTTGCATTCTGTCTATTCTTTTATCAACTTGCTCAAAGCGTTGATTGATACTAGTTTTTAATTCACTAAACTTGGCATCTACATCATTTCTTAATCTATCTATATCAACTCTCGTTTCAGCAACAACATCATGAGTGATCTTATGAGCCATAAGATTAATATACTCTTGCTGACTTAGACTGATATTTTTATCATCGCTCATATTAAATTAACCCATGTGTTTGTTTTGTAATTATTATATATTAGTATATAGCGTATAAGCAAATAAACCTTCTTAATAAATTCTTATGTCGTTGATTACCCGGATAAACAACTATAGTATTGCATTATAATTAATTATTAAGTCTATGCTCAAACTCTGGCACAATTTTCTTTAATATCTCCACCTTATCAGAGTTTTCTTCCATTAATGAATTTATATCAGTGTTCAGAATATTAATATCATAAAAAGTTCTTCTACCTATAAATATATCTTTATAGTCTGTTCTGACATCGTTCTCATCTATAAGCAATTCTTCATAGAGCTTTTCACCTGGTCTTAAACCTGTAATTTTGATTTCGATGTCTTCTCTTCCAGCTAATTTTTTAAACTGTCTAGCAAGCTCAATTATTTTAACAGGTCTACCCATATCTAAAACAAAAACTTCTGAATTTTTTGCTATTGCTCCTGCTTGAAGCACAAGCTCACAAGCCTCTGGTATTAGCATAAAGTATCTTGTAATTTCAGGGTGGGTAACTGTTAGAGGTCCACCATTCCTAATTTGTCGCTCAAACTTTGGTATCACACTACCACTACTTCCTAAAACATTTCCAAATCTAACTGCAGCAAGCTTAGTTTTTTTAGGATCAATATTTTGCAAATATAACTCACAAACACGCTTAGTAGCTCCCATAACATTCGTAGGACGTACAGCTTTGTCAGTAGATACAAAAATAAAAGCTTCAACCTCGCATTCTATAGCTAAATCTATAGCAATTTTAGTACCTAGAATATTATTTTGTATTGCTTTGCTAATATTTTCCTCAACTATTGGAACGTGTTTATACGCTGCAGCGTGAAATACTATTTGCGGCAAATACTTTTTAAAAACTTTTCCTAGATCTTTCTTATCGCACACTGAGCAAAGCACACTTTTAACATTAGCTGACTCACACTCCTCTGTGATTTTATATAAATTAAACTCACTGTGATCTAATAAAATTAGTTGTTTTGCTTTATATTTTATACATTGCCTAACAATCTCAGAACCTATACTTCCACCAGCTCCTGTAACCAAAATTGTTTTATTTTTTATAAAATTAGAAATACTTTGAGTATCTAAATTTTTAGAGTCTCGTGAAAGCAAATCATAAACAGAAACAGGCTTTAGTTGCGACATAAAACTTTTATCTTGGAGTATGTTTTCCAGAGATGGCATAATTTTAATTTGCTTAAAATCCTTATCTAAACCCTTGTAAATCTCTTTGGTAGTTTTATTTGCTGTACTTGGTAATGCAATAACTAATAAATCAAATTTATGGGAAAGTAATTTTTGTTTTAATTGATCTCTAGATAAAACCTTTCTACCATCTATGCTACGCTTCTGTAAAGACTCATCATCATCAACGAAATATTTAACTTTATATTCTGTAGCTGCAAATTCCTGAGCTATCTTTGTACCTGCACTACCAGCACCATATATAACAACATTTTTAGTTTTTGCTATAAAACTTCTATTTGTAAGGTACCAGTAAGAATACACACTTATATTTGTTAAAAGTAAATAGAATAAAAATTCCGAAAATACCATAGCAAAAGGTATTTTATGATAAAAAAGTATAGCTACTATTATAAAAACTGGTGTATTGACAAAAATTTTTCGTAAAAATGTCTTTTGTGTAGATTTACGCCAACTAGCTATATAATCTCTAAATAACAATAAAGAGAATAAGCACCTTAAACAAACCATAAATACAAAAAAATAGAAAAAACATAAACCTATAGGCTTCTTAAAAATATAAAAAGTCCAACTTATTGTTATAAAACTTAAAAATATTACTACCAAAAAATTAAGTAATCTCTTATCTCGTAAAAATAACATAAGGATAAAATACACAAAAAACGTAAAGCTGATTATAGCAACAAGCTTAAGTTTTATGAACTACAATCTAGAGATAAAATCTGCTATTTTCTTATAAGAGACTGACTCTAAAGTCCTAATATTCTGCAAATACCAAGATACCCAAAGCTCTTTTATCAAAAAAGTTGCTTTGATAACATCATCAGAACTTGCACCATATGGATTACTAGTTATTTTTTTTGCTAATTTATTTTCTAATTCATCAACTTCTATTTGATAAGCTCTGTCTCTTTGTAAATTTGCTTTTGCTTTTTCTAATCTACTATCTAAAGCTTGGATATAGTACCTATATCTTTGCAAATAAATTAATGGTACAGATAAAAAATCATCCGTGAATAATTTATCTAACTCTTTTTTTATATCCGCATATAATTGAATAAAGTTTAAAGGTATTTTTTTAATATTAAGCTTTTTATCAAGCTGGTTTTTAACTTTAAATATTTCTGATACTAGTGATTCAATTTGAGCTTTATTAGTCTCAAAATCCTCTAAACCAGATTTGTAAAACTCCACAAAATGATCTTTTGTATAAGGTAAGCCTATTCCTTCGTCACCCTGAACTTTTTTCAGGATCTCACTACTATTTTTATCGCTGCACTTAAAAGATCCCCAATCTGAGTCGGGAATGACATCATTATTATTTTGCTTTTGTCTATCAGTTTCCCTTCGGTACGAAGGAGTGAATTGCGTAGCAAGACGGGGGAGTTGATTATCAAAAAAACTTATTTCTATAGCTTTAGTGATTATCTTATCATTAGAATCTTTAAGCTTAATTGACATAGATAGACTAGCCAAATCATTATTTTTAATACTTTTCTCTAATTGGCTTTGTAGTCTTAACTTGACTAGTTTAATTAAAGCTTTTTTCATACATAAATTTGCTTCTTGCTGTGTTGCTTTATAAGAAAGCTTAATCCCATCTTTAAACTCTTCTAGACAATTATAAACCCTAACATCTACACCATACTCTTTAATTTGCTGCTGCTGAGTTATACTACCAAAATCCCAATCATAGTAAACTTTATCATCAGACTGTTTATTAGTTTTATACACAAAATCTTTAAACTTAAGTTTTAGCTTATCAAGGTCTTTATCTATAGCCAAAACCTTACCCACTTCATCAACAACCTTTATATTTAAAATAAGATATTTATCTAGCTCTTCATCTCCCCAAGCACTTTCATCTACAACAAAACCAACTATCCTAGTTATGTGTCTTGCTATGGCTGATTTTAATGGTCTATATCTGTCATTCTCAAAATCGATAGACTCAAATATAGCCTGAGCATAAGTTGGTACAGGGACACAATTCTTACGGATATTTTTTGGTAACGCTCTTAGTAAAGCAACGATTTTATCATATAAAAAACCATATACCCCCCACTCCAATACTACTGGATCAATATCATTTAGAAAAATCAATGGTACAGT
Proteins encoded:
- a CDS encoding nucleotide sugar dehydrogenase, producing the protein MNITIVGLGFVGLSNAVLLSQHNDVVAYDIDEIRLKKISEGLSPIEDKDIARYLREAELSLKVTSDKKVAYANANYVVVATPTDYNVENDCFDTSSIESVIQDIIRINKKATIIIKSTVPVGYTLSVKSKFNFDKVIFSPEFLREGKALHDNLYPSRIIMGSNSDEAVTFAGLLARGAIKKDIPILYTGSTEAEAIKLFSNAYLAMRVSYFNELDTYAEYNGLNTGEIISGMSFDPRIGSHYNNPSFGYGGYCFPKDTKQLKANFKGIPNSLINAIVDSNEVKKTHIYQQIMKLKPKVVGIYRLIMKNGSDNYRASAVIGIIEKLKSDGVNMLIYEPTIRTTDFWGIDIINDLSEFKHKSSIIVANRLSDELSDVMKKVYTRDITGEN
- a CDS encoding NAD-dependent epimerase/dehydratase family protein; this translates as MKNKMLITGLNSYVGNSFSEFCKDDFAIDKISLRDHGWKGLNFSKYNAILHVAAIVHNSQKKADIKEYLRVNRDLTIELATKAKKSGVSHFIFLSTMAVYGEEGSLATDVVINLNTMPKPKSYYGISKYKAELGLYELESENFKIAVIRPPTIYGDNCPGNYMLLKKLAKYAFIFPNIRNQRSVLHVDKLSQQLKEIVENNENGIFMPQDDKYFCTSEFIKNYRQGMLGKKTYLVGLFNPLIKLIAKRIGFINKVFGNLVYERKNLGNVGKSEQ
- a CDS encoding sugar transferase, translating into MYKTIKTFLDFSLSLVGLIILSPIFLLIILFIKLDSKGPIFFKQKRIGQNKKLFQIYKFRTMYVDTPKDMPTHMLQDPSKCITKVGGFLRKTSLDELPQIINILKGEMSIVGPRPALWNQDDLIAERDKYGANAVPVGLTGWAQINGRDELPILDKAKLDGEYVANKSTWFDLKCIFLTAFSVFKKKGVVEGGTGSLGKKEDL
- a CDS encoding polysaccharide biosynthesis protein, which produces MLFLRDKRLLNFLVVIFLSFITISWTFYIFKKPIGLCFFYFFVFMVCLRCLFSLLLFRDYIASWRKSTQKTFLRKIFVNTPVFIIVAILFYHKIPFAMVFSEFLFYLLLTNISVYSYWYLTNRSFIAKTKNVVIYGAGSAGTKIAQEFAATEYKVKYFVDDDESLQKRSIDGRKVLSRDQLKQKLLSHKFDLLVIALPSTANKTTKEIYKGLDKDFKQIKIMPSLENILQDKSFMSQLKPVSVYDLLSRDSKNLDTQSISNFIKNKTILVTGAGGSIGSEIVRQCIKYKAKQLILLDHSEFNLYKITEECESANVKSVLCSVCDKKDLGKVFKKYLPQIVFHAAAYKHVPIVEENISKAIQNNILGTKIAIDLAIECEVEAFIFVSTDKAVRPTNVMGATKRVCELYLQNIDPKKTKLAAVRFGNVLGSSGSVIPKFERQIRNGGPLTVTHPEITRYFMLIPEACELVLQAGAIAKNSEVFVLDMGRPVKIIELARQFKKLAGREDIEIKITGLRPGEKLYEELLIDENDVRTDYKDIFIGRRTFYDINILNTDINSLMEENSDKVEILKKIVPEFEHRLNN